In the Chlamydiota bacterium genome, CCCTCGCCTCCGCGAAGGTGTACACGCACGCGGGCTCGTATCCCTTCTTCGAGAGAAAGCGACCGAGGTTGTCGCAGGCCACTCGTTCGTCCTCTATGATCAGCACCTTTTTCACACGTTCCCCCCCTCGCGGTACGCCGGTAGGGAAATCCTCACGGTCGTTCCCACCCCTTCCTCGGATTCGATGTCGAAATCGCCGGCGTGCGCCTGGACGATCCGCATCACGGAGGAGAGGCCGCAGCCCGTCCCCCCGGGCTTGGTCGTGAACGGAAAGTCGAAGAGGCGCGCCCGCTCCTCCGCGCCCATCCCGACGCCGGTGTCGCGCACGGCGATGACCACGCGGTCCCCGCTGCGCGAGCCCGCGATGGCGAGTTTGCCCCCCGGTTTCATCGACTGGCACGCGTTCAGCAGCAGGTTAAGCAGGGCCTGGCGGAACCGGTTCGGGTCGACCTCCGCATGCAGCCCGGTCTCCAGGTCGAGTTCGATCCATATCCCCAGCATCTCCACCTGGGGCGCGGCGAGCGCGAGCACCGCGCGGATCTCCTCCGCGAGGTCCGATCTGGTCTTCTTCAGGACGAGGCTGCCCCCCGCCTCCACGAAGTCCCGTATGGTCTGATCGAGCCGCTTGATCTCCGAGTGGACGCACTCAATCTTCTCGATGATACCGGGGGGGGCTAAGGCCGCATCTCCGACCTCCTCCCTGAGCAGGCGGAGCGTGATCTCCATCGAGTTGAGGGGGTTCCGCACCTCGTGCGCGAGTTCGGCGGTCACCTGCCCGAGGATGGCGAATTTCGCCGCGACGATGAGCTGCTGCTGCGTCCGCATGATCTTGTCCTGCGATTTCTTGAGTTCGGACACCATGCTCTTGAAATGCCGCGAGAGCTCCTGGAACTCATCCCAGCGGAGGTTGGGTATCTCCGCGTCCATCTCGCCTTTGGAGACGCGGTCTATGACCGTAAGCATCCTCTTCAGGGGGGAGGAGAAGCTTCTGCTCAGGGATACGGCCAGAAGAAAGGCGAAGGCGCACGTTACGAGGAAGGAGAATGTGACGATGAGCTGATTGGCCCGCAGGGGCTTCAGGACGGCGGCCCTTTCTCTCCAGAGGAGGATGCTCCCGAAGAAGGAGCCGTTCCGATGGTAGAGCGGATTGGAGACCCCCCACATCTCCTCGCCGTGCAGGGCGAAGACTGTCCCCGTCAGCCGGGCGCCGTCCCTCGAGACGGCGTGCGGGAAGTCAGTGGTCACCTGCAGGGCGCGGGGAGATGTGCTGGCGATGAGGGTGCCTCTCTCGAAGAACGCGATGTCGAAGCCCGTGATCGTCTTGTAGATGTCCAAGAAATCCCTGTTCAGTAGGACCCCCGTCATCAATGTGCCCGCGGATGCGCCTCGGACAGCCTGGATCGGGGCGACCGCCCGCAGGGCGATCCCGGATGCGCCATACTCGATGTCCGCGTCCTGCCTGCCTTCCAGCGCGTTCCGTATGATGAGTTGCGATGATTTGGATTCCCCGTGCTCCTGGGGGCGGTGGGCCTTGGCCAGGACGTGCCCGCTGGAATCTCCCACCTCGAGCAGGTCCAGGTTTGAATACCGATAGAGTTCGGCGAGGCGCTCCATCAGAGCGCCGCGGTTCCGATCAGCAACCGCCGCGGCGATGCGTTGGTCCGCCGAGTAGACCTCGGCCAGTCGGAGGAGACTGTCCGATCTGCGCGTCAACTCCTCCGTCACTCCGCGGGCAACGCGTTCCGCCTGGGAATGGAATTCACTCTGCGCCGTCCTTTTTAGGAACGTCTGGAAGAGCGCGAACGAGAGGAGAATGGGGACGGCGACGGTGACGAGGAAGCTCGCATACAGACTGGCGCGGTAACTTAGACGCATCGTTTTCCTACGATCAAAGGCGTTTTGCGACACAGTGTAGCACAATTGCGCGGTGCCGATGGCGGTTACCGCGGAAGAGGAGGAGAGACGGGAAAGGGGGCGGCCCTATCGATGATAGGGCCGCCCCCTGGAAATCGCTGGCGGGGACGATCCCGGTCTGCAGACCGGGACAACCGACGGATCGTCAGTATCGGCGGAGATAAAAAGAGAGCCCGTAAGGGCTCTCTTTTCATTTCTGGCGGGGACGACGGGGCTCGAACCCGCAACCCTCGGATCGACAGTCCGATACTCTAACCAGTTGAGCTACGTCCCCACTGCAACGCTGTCACACTATACCAAACGTCCCCGGAAAGGCAATCGGATATCTGCGGGGGTTCCGCGGGGAGATCCTCGGGCGATGAGGCGGGGCGAGGGGCGAGGCATGGACGCCCGGATGCCCGTGTATCTGGGTATTCCGGGGCACGGTCGCTTCCGCCTCCCCCGCGGGATAATCGGCGGTGCGGATTCCGTTAGGGGGCGGGCGGATCGAGCGCGTGGGCCGTGCGGTCCGGTCCGGAGAGGCAGAAAAGCGCCCCGCGTCGAGAGGTGGGGCACGGCCTCGCGCACCGAGGGGAGAAGGGGGGATTGGCCAAATTGCACGATGCCCTGTGGGGGGTAAAAATACCCCCCCCTGGGGGATTGTCCGGAGCGCAGACGATGCTATAATTCAAACAAACGACTGCGTACGTGTTCCGGCGTCGGGGAGCAAAGGATGAAGCAGGGAACGTTGAAACAGAAGAGTTGCAGGGGCGATCTCAGCCGGGAACTCGGGGCGCTCCGGCACAAGATCCAGTACGCCCTTCTGCTTATCACAGTAGTTCCCATTATCATCTATTCCGCGTTCATGATCCGCTATGTCCCTCCGCAGACGATCGAGTTGTTCCCGGTCGCCGTGCTGCTTTTGGCGACGATGGCGCTGATGCTGGGGGGGACGCGGATCATCCTGAACCTCGTCGGCTCGGTCATACCCTCCGGAAGCGACGAGACGCGGGCCCGTTCGCTGGCGCGTGCGCTTCTTCGCGGCGCCGGGGGCGGCTCGGTGCGCCGGACGATGGTCCAGGCGGTCTCCCTCATCGGCGTGATTCCCCTCCTGGCGTTCGGCTACGTGGTCGTGAAGTACGTGCTCCCCCTCCGGACGGAGGAGAACATACCGCTCATCGTCGTGAGTCTCGCGCTCGTCGTCACGCTCGGCATGCTGCAGGTCTACCGGATCACCTATCGCATCCTGTCCATCGCCGCGGATGCGCGGAGGGTGCGCACGGAGAGCGGCCCCCCGGGAAAAGACAGGGGGCGCGACGAGATCAGCGGCATCTCCAAGGACCTCGGTTCGATCGCGGAGAAGCTCTCGCTCCGGGTCTCGGAGATCAGGCGCACCCGCGCATTCGTCGAGCGGCTTCCGCTCCCGATGCTGGTGTTGGACGAGGCGGGCGCGATCGTGTTTTCCAACCGCGCCGCGCAGGAGCTCCTCGGCTACGGGGAGGAGGAGCTCGCCGGCAGGGAGGCAAGGTCCCTGTTCGCCGAAGAGGCGGAGACGGCGTGGCTCCGCGGGGAGGGGGGGGGCGCGGTCCGGGAGACCCTCTGGGTCCACCGCAGCGGGGCGACGCTGCCCGTCGCCGTGCGCGTCGGCCCTCTCGACGACGGGAGATGCGCCGGAGGATCGGTGCTCGTCGCCATCGACATCGCCGAGCGGAAACGGGTCGAGGATTCCCTGCGCGCGAGCGAGGAGCGTTACCGGAGCATCTTCAACGATTCCCCGATCTCCCTCTGGATGGAGGATTTCTCGGCGGTCCGGGGAAGGATCGACGAGCTCAGGCGCGCGGGGGTCGAGGATTTCGCGCGCTATTTCGATGAACATCCCGAGGAGGTC is a window encoding:
- a CDS encoding HAMP domain-containing protein, which produces MRLSYRASLYASFLVTVAVPILLSFALFQTFLKRTAQSEFHSQAERVARGVTEELTRRSDSLLRLAEVYSADQRIAAAVADRNRGALMERLAELYRYSNLDLLEVGDSSGHVLAKAHRPQEHGESKSSQLIIRNALEGRQDADIEYGASGIALRAVAPIQAVRGASAGTLMTGVLLNRDFLDIYKTITGFDIAFFERGTLIASTSPRALQVTTDFPHAVSRDGARLTGTVFALHGEEMWGVSNPLYHRNGSFFGSILLWRERAAVLKPLRANQLIVTFSFLVTCAFAFLLAVSLSRSFSSPLKRMLTVIDRVSKGEMDAEIPNLRWDEFQELSRHFKSMVSELKKSQDKIMRTQQQLIVAAKFAILGQVTAELAHEVRNPLNSMEITLRLLREEVGDAALAPPGIIEKIECVHSEIKRLDQTIRDFVEAGGSLVLKKTRSDLAEEIRAVLALAAPQVEMLGIWIELDLETGLHAEVDPNRFRQALLNLLLNACQSMKPGGKLAIAGSRSGDRVVIAVRDTGVGMGAEERARLFDFPFTTKPGGTGCGLSSVMRIVQAHAGDFDIESEEGVGTTVRISLPAYREGGNV